In a single window of the Manis pentadactyla isolate mManPen7 chromosome 14, mManPen7.hap1, whole genome shotgun sequence genome:
- the PYROXD1 gene encoding pyridine nucleotide-disulfide oxidoreductase domain-containing protein 1 isoform X4: MFEFQKKLTRARRIMIIGNGGIALELVYEIEGCEVIWAIKDKAIGNTFFDAGAAEFLTAKLIAEKPEAKIVHKRTKYTTEGRKKEAGTKDNAGSTGSALGPDWHEGLNLKGTKQFSHKIHIETMCEVKKIYRQEEFRISKKSLTFPRDHHNPSVTTEKEVWPVYVELTNGKVYGCDFIVSATGVTPNIEPFLCGNNFALGEDGGLKVDDHMHTSLSDIYAAGDICTASWQPSRVWQQMRLWTQARQMGWYAAKCMAAAILGDSIDMDFSFELFAHVTKFFNYKVVLLGKYNAQGLGSDHELMLRCTKGQEYVKVVMQNGRMMGALLIGETDLEETFENLILNQMDLSSYGEDLLDPNIDIEDYFD; encoded by the exons ATGTTT GAATTTCAGAAAAAGCTTACTAGAGCTAGAAGAATAATGATCATAGGGAATGGTGGTATTGCCCTTGAACTAGT GTATGAAATTGAAGGCTGTGAAGTAATTTGGGCCATTAAAGATAAAGCTATTGGAAATACTTTCTTCGACGCAGGAGCAGCTGAATTCTTGACTGCAAAGCTCATTGCTGAAAAACCAGAGGctaaaattgtacataaaagaaccAAGTATACAACAGAAG gaaggaagaaggaggcaGGAACCAAAGATAATGCTGGTAGTACAGGCAGTGCCTTGGGACCTGACTGGCATGAAGGCTTGAAtcttaaaggaacaaaacag ttttctcaTAAGATTCACATTGAAACTATGTGTGAAGTAAAGAAAATCTACCGTCAGGAAGAATTTAGAATTTCTAAGAAGTCCTTAACTTTTCCAAGAGACCATCATAATCCATCAGTCACAACTGAAAAAG aggtaTGGCCTGTCTATGTGGAATTGACCAATGGAAAGGTGTATGGCTGCGACTTCATCGTCAGTGCTACTGGAGTTACACCAAACATAGAACCTTTCCTCTGTGGCAATAAT TTTGCCCTAGGAGAAGATGGTGGCCTGAAAGTGGATGACCATATGCACACATCCCTTTCTGATATCTACGCTGCAGGTGACATCTGCACTGCATCCTGGCAGCCCAGTCGCGTCTGGCAGCAG atgAGGCTGTGGACCCAAGCTAGACAGATGGGATGGTATGCAGCCAAGTGCATGGCTGCAGCTATTTTAGGAGACTCTATTGACATGGATTTCAGCTTTGAACTTTTTGCTCATGtaacaaaattttttaactaTAAG GTTGTATTACTGGGAAAATACAACGCACAGGGCTTAGGTTCAGATCATGAATTGATGCTGAGATGTACCAAAGGACAAGAATACGTCAAAGTCGTCATGCAGAATGGGCGAATGATGGGAGCTCTCCTAATTGGTGAAACTGATTTAGAAGAAACATTtgaaaacttaattttaaatCAGATGGATCTTTCATCATATGGAGAAGATCTACTGGATCCAAACATTGACATAGAAGATTATTTTGACTAA